One window of the Canis aureus isolate CA01 chromosome 1, VMU_Caureus_v.1.0, whole genome shotgun sequence genome contains the following:
- the OLIG3 gene encoding oligodendrocyte transcription factor 3, with the protein MNSDSSSVSSRASSPDMDEMYLREHHHRHHHHQESRLNSVSSTQGDMVQKMPGESLSRAGAKATGESSKYKIKKQLSEQDLQQLRLKINGRERKRMHDLNLAMDGLREVMPYAHGPSVRKLSKIATLLLARNYILMLTSSLEEMKRLVGEIYGGHHSAFHCGTVGHSAGHPAHAANAVHPVHPILGGALSSGNASSPLSAASLPAIGTIRPPHSLLKAPSTPPALQLGSGFQHWAGLPCPCTICQMPPPPHLSALSTANMARLSAESKDLLK; encoded by the coding sequence ATGAATTCTGATTCGAGCTCTGTCTCCAGCAGAGCTTCATCGCCGGACATGGATGAGATGTATCTGAGGGAACatcaccaccgccaccaccaccaccaggagaGCCGTCTCAACTCGGTCTCCTCCACTCAGGGCGACATGGTGCAGAAGATGCCCGGGGAGAGTCTCTCGCGGGCCGGCGCCAAGGCCACGGGCGAGAGTAGCAAGTACAAAATCAAGAAGCAGCTGTCGGAGCAGGACCTACAGCAATTACGGCTGAAGATCAACGGCCGCGAGCGCAAGCGGATGCACGACCTCAACCTAGCCATGGACGGGCTGCGCGAGGTCATGCCCTACGCGCACGGGCCCTCGGTGCGCAAGCTCTCCAAGATCGCCACTCTCCTGCTGGCCAGAAACTACATCCTCATGCTCACCAGCTCCCTGGAGGAGATGAAGAGGTTGGTTGGCGAGATCTACGGGGGCCACCACTCTGCCTTCCACTGCGGGACCGTGGGCCACTCCGCCGGCCACCCAGCACACGCCGCCAACGCCGTGCACCCGGTGCACCCCATCCTGGGCGGCGCGCTCTCGTCCGGCAACGCCTCGTCGCCGCTGTCCGCCGCCTCGCTGCCGGCCATCGGCACCATTCGACCTCCCCACTCTCTGCTCAAGGCGCCCTCCACGCCGCCGGCCCTGCAGCTGGGCAGCGGCTTCCAGCACTGGgccgggctgccctgcccctgcaCCATCTGCCAgatgccgccgccgccgcacctTTCCGCCCTCTCCACCGCCAACATGGCTCGGCTGTCGGCCGAGTCGAAGGACTTGCTCAAGTGA